From one Luteipulveratus mongoliensis genomic stretch:
- a CDS encoding LutC/YkgG family protein has product MTSREGVLGAVRRALTDAVEAPAPLLRKRTRDQGDASALFVERVEDYGATVTRCAADEVVDTIRAALPAEESYVVPAGLPWDLPDGVPDDDLSWAALDQVRAVVTTATVAIAETGTLVLDHGAGQGRRAISLLPDLHVCIVRADQIVADVPDATSVLDPTRPQTWISGGSATSDIELQRVEGVHGPRTLHVVLIDE; this is encoded by the coding sequence ATGACCAGTCGCGAGGGCGTCCTCGGCGCCGTACGACGTGCGCTCACCGATGCGGTCGAGGCACCGGCACCGTTGCTGCGCAAGCGAACTCGTGACCAAGGCGATGCGAGTGCCCTCTTCGTCGAGCGAGTCGAGGACTACGGCGCAACGGTCACTCGATGCGCTGCCGACGAGGTGGTCGACACGATCCGGGCCGCGCTGCCCGCCGAAGAGTCGTACGTCGTCCCCGCGGGGTTGCCGTGGGATCTCCCGGACGGCGTACCGGATGACGACCTCAGCTGGGCAGCCCTCGATCAGGTGAGGGCGGTGGTGACCACCGCCACGGTCGCCATCGCCGAGACCGGCACGCTCGTGCTGGATCACGGTGCGGGACAAGGGCGTCGGGCGATCTCGCTACTGCCGGACCTGCACGTGTGCATCGTCCGCGCGGACCAGATCGTTGCCGATGTGCCCGACGCGACCAGCGTGCTCGACCCCACGCGTCCTCAGACCTGGATCAGCGGCGGCAGCGCGACCAGTGACATCGAGCTGCAGCGCGTCGAGGGCGTGCACGGCCCCCGCACGCTGCACGTCGTCCTGATCGACGAGTAG
- a CDS encoding LutB/LldF family L-lactate oxidation iron-sulfur protein, whose product MSRTFVGMPPFPTAAAHALRDTQLRRNLAHATGTIRDKRAGVVAEVDDWEQLRVDGAAIKDHVLSRLDHYLVELEESLTRAGATVHWARDAAEANAIVATIAHAHDADEVVKVKSMATQEIGLNEALAEEGIAAWETDLAELIVQLGDDLPSHILVPAIHRNRAEIREIFAARMGDSGRAAPPDLSDAPADLAAAARLHLREKFLRAKVAVSGANFAVADSGTLVVVESEGNGRMCLTLPEVLISVVGIEKIVPTYDDLQVFLQLLPRSSTGERMNPYTSMWTGVTPGDGPQEVHVVLLDNGRSRALADEVGRQALRCIRCSACLNVCPVYERTGGHAYGSVYPGPIGAILNPLLKGTGVDAQTDSLPYASTLCGACFEACPVRIDIPEVLVHLRSKVVDGHRGDRRPKAEALAMKAASWTLSDSRRLDRALRTSGVARAALGRSRDRVSQTVPLPGAAAWTRARDLPLPAREPFRSWWRKQSGSES is encoded by the coding sequence ATGAGCCGCACCTTTGTCGGGATGCCGCCGTTCCCGACCGCCGCCGCGCACGCGCTGCGCGACACCCAGCTGCGCCGCAACCTCGCCCACGCGACCGGCACGATCCGCGACAAGCGGGCCGGCGTGGTCGCCGAGGTCGACGACTGGGAGCAGCTGCGCGTCGACGGCGCTGCCATCAAGGATCACGTGCTGTCCCGCCTCGATCACTACCTCGTCGAGCTCGAGGAGTCCTTGACGCGAGCCGGGGCGACTGTGCACTGGGCGCGCGACGCCGCCGAGGCCAACGCCATCGTGGCGACCATCGCTCACGCGCACGACGCCGACGAGGTCGTCAAGGTGAAGTCGATGGCCACTCAGGAGATCGGCCTCAACGAAGCGCTCGCCGAGGAAGGCATCGCCGCCTGGGAGACCGACCTCGCCGAGCTGATCGTCCAGCTCGGCGATGACCTCCCCTCACACATCCTCGTGCCCGCAATTCATCGCAACCGCGCGGAGATTCGCGAGATCTTCGCCGCTCGGATGGGCGACTCGGGCCGGGCCGCGCCACCGGATCTGTCCGATGCTCCCGCCGATCTCGCGGCCGCCGCGAGGCTGCACCTGCGCGAGAAATTCCTGCGCGCCAAGGTCGCGGTCTCGGGCGCCAACTTCGCCGTCGCGGACAGCGGCACGCTCGTGGTCGTCGAGTCGGAGGGCAACGGCCGGATGTGCCTGACGCTGCCCGAGGTGCTCATCAGCGTCGTCGGCATCGAGAAGATCGTGCCGACGTACGACGACCTCCAGGTCTTCCTCCAGCTCCTCCCCCGGTCCAGCACCGGCGAGCGGATGAACCCCTACACGTCCATGTGGACCGGCGTCACGCCCGGCGATGGGCCGCAGGAAGTGCACGTCGTCCTGCTCGACAACGGACGCAGCCGCGCGCTCGCCGACGAGGTCGGCCGGCAGGCGCTGCGCTGCATCCGGTGCTCGGCCTGCCTCAACGTGTGCCCGGTCTACGAACGGACCGGCGGGCACGCGTACGGCTCGGTCTATCCCGGCCCGATCGGTGCCATCCTCAACCCGCTGCTCAAGGGCACCGGGGTGGACGCCCAAACCGACTCTCTCCCTTATGCATCCACGCTGTGCGGCGCCTGCTTCGAGGCGTGCCCGGTGCGGATCGACATCCCGGAGGTCTTGGTGCACCTACGCAGCAAGGTGGTCGACGGGCATCGCGGTGACCGGCGTCCGAAGGCTGAGGCGCTCGCCATGAAGGCCGCCAGTTGGACGCTGTCCGACTCGCGCCGACTTGACCGAGCACTCCGTACGTCGGGGGTCGCGCGGGCTGCTCTCGGTCGCTCGCGAGATCGCGTCTCTCAGACCGTGCCGCTTCCAGGTGCAGCGGCGTGGACACGCGCGCGCGACCTGCCGCTGCCCGCGCGGGAGCCGTTCCGCTCGTGGTGGCGCAAGCAGTCCGGGAGCGAGTCATGA
- a CDS encoding (Fe-S)-binding protein gives MNVALQVTCLNDSLFPDTARATLTLLRRLGVNVEVPLGQTCCAQPMINTGYLDEAVPVVRNFVDVFEGYDAVVTPSGSCTGCARHQHAIVARRSGDAALVAAVSSTAPTVYELSEFLVDVLGVTDVGAYFPHRVTYHPTCHSLRMVGVGDRPSRLLEAVRGIDLVELPQATECCGFGGTFAVKNSDTSVAMGSDKARHVRDTDAEVLVAGDSSCLMHIGGLLSRQQAGVRTMHLAEVLASTQVGS, from the coding sequence GTGAACGTCGCCCTGCAGGTGACCTGTCTCAACGACAGCCTCTTCCCTGATACCGCACGCGCGACCCTCACGCTCCTGCGCAGACTCGGCGTCAATGTCGAGGTTCCGCTCGGTCAGACCTGCTGCGCGCAGCCGATGATCAACACCGGCTACCTCGACGAGGCGGTGCCCGTCGTCCGCAACTTCGTCGATGTCTTCGAGGGCTACGACGCCGTCGTCACGCCGTCCGGCTCGTGCACGGGCTGCGCTCGTCATCAACACGCCATCGTCGCAAGGCGATCCGGTGACGCAGCCCTCGTGGCCGCTGTGAGCTCAACGGCACCAACGGTTTACGAGCTGTCCGAGTTCTTGGTCGACGTCCTGGGTGTCACCGACGTGGGCGCGTACTTCCCGCACCGCGTGACCTACCACCCGACGTGTCACTCTCTGCGGATGGTTGGCGTCGGTGACCGGCCGAGCCGACTTCTGGAGGCTGTACGCGGGATCGACCTCGTCGAGCTGCCTCAGGCGACCGAATGCTGTGGCTTTGGAGGCACATTCGCGGTCAAGAACTCCGACACCTCCGTTGCCATGGGCTCGGACAAGGCGCGCCACGTGCGCGACACCGACGCGGAGGTCCTCGTGGCCGGCGACAGCTCGTGCCTCATGCACATCGGTGGGCTGCTCTCCCGCCAGCAGGCCGGCGTACGCACCATGCACCTGGCCGAGGTCCTCGCCAGCACGCAGGTCGGATCATGA
- a CDS encoding FadR/GntR family transcriptional regulator, producing the protein MAVTDEAILSIKGMLLSGELKPGDRLPPEKELSDRLGLSRNSLREAVRALELIKVLDVRRGDGTYVTSLEPRLLLEAMTFVVDLHQDASVLELFEVRRILEPAAAALAARHATREDTQALRAMLSEVTEQTPIEDLVAHDMAFHRLINGLSGNVSLSSILEGLSGSTLRARIWRGLTQDNAVARTLAEHHAIVDAIESGDADLVRSCVTVHISGVERWLQQQAGPNPS; encoded by the coding sequence ATGGCCGTGACGGATGAAGCCATTCTGAGCATCAAGGGCATGCTCCTCAGTGGCGAGCTCAAACCGGGAGACCGGCTGCCCCCGGAGAAAGAGCTGAGCGATCGGCTTGGGTTGTCCCGCAACTCGCTGCGCGAAGCAGTCCGAGCGCTCGAGCTGATCAAGGTGCTGGACGTCCGTCGTGGCGACGGCACCTACGTGACCAGCCTGGAGCCCCGGCTCCTGCTCGAAGCGATGACCTTCGTCGTGGACCTGCATCAGGACGCCTCCGTGCTGGAGCTGTTCGAGGTGCGCCGGATCCTCGAGCCCGCTGCAGCCGCGCTGGCCGCGCGACACGCGACTCGTGAGGACACCCAGGCCCTGCGGGCGATGCTGAGCGAGGTCACTGAGCAGACGCCCATCGAGGATCTCGTCGCGCACGACATGGCGTTCCACCGGCTCATCAACGGCCTGTCCGGCAACGTCTCGCTGAGCAGCATCTTGGAGGGGCTGTCCGGAAGCACGCTGCGAGCCCGAATCTGGCGCGGCTTGACCCAGGACAACGCGGTGGCCCGGACACTGGCCGAGCACCACGCCATCGTGGACGCGATCGAGTCCGGGGACGCCGACCTGGTGCGTTCGTGCGTCACGGTCCACATCAGTGGCGTGGAGCGGTGGCTGCAACAGCAGGCCGGCCCGAACCCGAGTTGA
- a CDS encoding ABC transporter substrate-binding protein, whose amino-acid sequence MRSSRFGAAVAIVAAVSLTAACGFESDDSSTSSAGGGTSKPAAGEKPYIAIVSKGFQHQFWQAVKKGAETEAAKQGARITFEGPPTEQDVEGQMTMLTNALAKKPAALGFAALDSKAAAGALKDAKAKNIPVIAFDSGVEGDIPLTTAATNNKAAAAEAAKRMAALIGNKGTVGLVVHDQTSVTGQDRRDGFLDWMKANAPGIKVLPVQYGAGDPAKSADITKSIISSHPDIAGIYGANEGSAVGVIKGVQESGKKNIKVVGFDSGQAQLTAIGNGTEAGAITQNPVGIGQQVVRAAMKAIKGETLPKTIDTGYYWYDKTNITDPKIQAVLYK is encoded by the coding sequence ATGCGTAGCAGTCGTTTCGGCGCAGCCGTCGCCATTGTCGCCGCCGTCAGTCTGACCGCCGCGTGCGGATTCGAGAGCGACGACTCGTCGACGAGCTCGGCAGGAGGTGGCACGTCCAAGCCTGCCGCCGGCGAGAAGCCGTACATCGCCATCGTGTCCAAGGGCTTCCAGCACCAGTTCTGGCAGGCCGTCAAGAAGGGCGCGGAGACCGAGGCGGCCAAGCAGGGCGCGCGGATCACCTTCGAGGGCCCGCCGACCGAGCAGGACGTCGAGGGTCAGATGACGATGCTGACCAACGCGCTCGCCAAGAAGCCGGCCGCGCTCGGCTTCGCCGCGCTCGACAGCAAGGCGGCCGCCGGCGCACTCAAGGACGCCAAGGCCAAGAACATCCCCGTCATCGCCTTCGACTCGGGCGTGGAGGGCGACATCCCCCTGACCACCGCCGCGACCAACAACAAGGCTGCGGCAGCCGAGGCCGCCAAGCGGATGGCCGCACTGATCGGCAACAAGGGCACCGTAGGCCTGGTCGTGCACGACCAGACGAGCGTGACCGGTCAGGACCGCCGGGACGGCTTCCTGGACTGGATGAAGGCCAATGCCCCTGGCATCAAGGTGCTTCCGGTGCAGTACGGCGCCGGTGACCCGGCGAAGTCCGCCGACATCACCAAGTCGATCATCTCCTCCCACCCCGACATCGCCGGCATCTACGGCGCCAACGAGGGCTCTGCCGTCGGCGTGATCAAGGGCGTACAGGAGAGCGGCAAGAAGAACATCAAGGTGGTCGGGTTCGACTCTGGTCAGGCGCAACTCACGGCCATCGGCAACGGGACCGAGGCCGGTGCCATCACGCAGAACCCGGTCGGCATCGGCCAGCAGGTCGTCCGCGCGGCCATGAAGGCCATCAAGGGCGAGACCCTGCCCAAGACGATCGACACGGGCTACTACTGGTACGACAAGACCAACATCACCGACCCGAAGATCCAGGCCGTCCTCTACAAGTGA
- a CDS encoding ABC transporter permease yields the protein MTTVLQPDEAAPATGLSQAVKDRLQQLLAFASLIVIFAFFSIAGDNFFTYDNITSILFATVVIGLLALGTTFVIITAGIDLSIGTGMALCAVMSGVFIVNWGLPVPLGVLCAVLFGGLIGLVNGFNVAVLKLPPFIATLAMMLVAQGLALVIADSRPIYFTDDPAYQRLSTGDVLPGVNFPNAVVVLLIAAVVAGVVLSKTVLGRYTYSIGSNEDATALSGINVRKWKLIIYTLAGLFTGLAGVMISARLGSAQPATGSGYELQAIAAVVIGGTSLAGGKGSIVGTVIGALIISVLNNGLQIMSIPQEWQSVILGAVIIAAVYADMVRKKEA from the coding sequence ATGACGACCGTGCTCCAGCCCGACGAGGCCGCGCCGGCTACCGGCCTGAGCCAGGCGGTGAAGGACAGGCTCCAGCAGCTCCTTGCGTTCGCGAGCCTGATCGTGATCTTCGCGTTCTTCTCAATCGCCGGCGACAACTTCTTCACCTACGACAACATCACCAGCATCCTGTTCGCGACGGTGGTGATCGGACTCCTCGCGCTCGGCACGACGTTCGTCATCATCACCGCCGGGATCGACCTGTCCATCGGGACGGGGATGGCCCTGTGTGCCGTGATGTCCGGTGTGTTCATCGTCAACTGGGGCCTGCCGGTCCCCCTGGGCGTGCTGTGCGCGGTGCTGTTCGGTGGACTGATCGGTCTCGTCAACGGGTTCAACGTCGCGGTGCTCAAGCTGCCGCCGTTCATCGCGACCCTCGCCATGATGCTCGTGGCCCAGGGGCTGGCCCTCGTCATCGCCGACAGCCGACCGATCTACTTCACCGATGACCCGGCGTACCAACGCCTTTCGACCGGCGACGTGCTCCCCGGAGTCAACTTCCCCAACGCGGTCGTGGTGCTCCTGATAGCCGCCGTGGTCGCCGGAGTAGTGCTGAGCAAGACCGTCCTCGGTCGCTACACCTACTCGATCGGCAGCAACGAGGACGCGACCGCGCTGTCCGGGATCAACGTCCGCAAGTGGAAGCTGATCATCTACACCCTCGCCGGCCTGTTCACCGGTCTGGCCGGCGTGATGATCTCAGCCCGACTGGGCTCGGCCCAGCCCGCCACGGGCAGCGGCTACGAGCTGCAGGCGATCGCGGCCGTCGTCATCGGCGGCACCTCGCTGGCCGGCGGCAAGGGCTCGATCGTCGGCACCGTCATCGGCGCACTGATCATCTCGGTGCTCAACAACGGGCTGCAGATCATGTCCATCCCCCAGGAGTGGCAGAGCGTCATCCTCGGCGCTGTGATCATCGCCGCCGTGTATGCGGACATGGTCCGCAAGAAGGAAGCGTGA
- a CDS encoding sugar ABC transporter ATP-binding protein produces the protein MSEFLLEVEHVSKGFPGVRALEDMHLNLRHGEVLAVVGENGAGKSTLMKLLSGIYTPDSGRFVLDGQDYAPTSPKHAMDLGIGIIHQELNLMPHLTVAQNILIGREPRQGRVLISERQLNREAREIVERLDLPLDVTALVSNLTVAKQQMVEIAKALSHETRVLIMDEPTAALNDAEVATLHDLIRRYRDAGTSIIYISHRMDELKAISDRITVIRDGHYVDTVDTADAELDQVISLMVGRAVDTSATPVGIQPDRPVVLEVDGLSTRDLLRDVSFDLREGEILGFAGLMGAGRTEVARAVVGADRMSGGRICLRGKDVRISNPAEAANLRIGYLSEDRKQLGLLLNQTVTSNIVLTSLQDQFSRWGLVRAKAAQSTAQDMVTRLGVKTPSVRQTTKNLSGGNQQKVVIAKWLVKDCDVLIFDEPTRGIDVGAKSEIYNLLNDLAAQGKSIIMISSDLPEVLRMSHRVVVMTEGRVSGILSHDEATPEAVMHLATLRPAEHVEDAVELGLVAPPASDESTDPSTDQDRTDR, from the coding sequence ATGTCTGAGTTCCTGCTCGAGGTCGAGCATGTGAGTAAAGGATTTCCCGGAGTCCGTGCGCTGGAGGACATGCACCTCAATCTCCGCCACGGAGAGGTGCTGGCCGTGGTCGGCGAGAACGGAGCCGGCAAGTCCACACTGATGAAGCTGCTGTCCGGGATCTACACCCCCGACTCCGGACGCTTCGTGCTCGACGGGCAGGACTACGCGCCGACCAGCCCGAAGCACGCGATGGACCTGGGCATCGGCATCATCCATCAGGAGCTCAACCTGATGCCGCACCTCACGGTGGCCCAGAACATCCTCATCGGACGCGAGCCCCGGCAGGGGCGGGTGCTGATCTCGGAGCGACAGCTCAACCGTGAGGCGCGCGAGATCGTCGAGCGGTTGGACCTGCCGCTGGACGTCACCGCCCTCGTCAGCAACCTGACCGTCGCCAAGCAGCAGATGGTCGAGATCGCCAAGGCGCTGTCGCACGAGACGCGCGTGCTGATCATGGACGAGCCGACTGCGGCGCTCAACGACGCGGAGGTCGCCACCCTGCACGACCTCATCCGCCGCTACCGCGACGCGGGCACGAGCATCATCTACATCTCCCACCGGATGGACGAGCTCAAGGCCATCAGCGATCGCATCACCGTCATCCGGGACGGCCACTACGTCGACACCGTCGACACCGCCGATGCCGAGCTGGACCAGGTCATCTCGCTGATGGTCGGGCGCGCGGTCGACACCTCCGCAACGCCGGTCGGCATCCAGCCGGACCGACCCGTCGTGCTCGAGGTCGACGGCCTGAGCACCCGCGATCTGCTGCGAGACGTCTCCTTCGACCTGCGCGAGGGCGAGATCCTCGGTTTCGCCGGACTCATGGGTGCCGGCCGGACCGAGGTCGCCCGGGCCGTTGTCGGCGCAGACCGCATGAGCGGCGGGCGAATTTGCTTGCGCGGCAAGGACGTACGCATCTCCAACCCTGCTGAGGCGGCCAATCTCCGCATCGGCTATCTGTCCGAGGACCGCAAACAGCTGGGCCTGCTGCTCAATCAGACGGTCACCAGCAACATCGTGCTGACCTCGCTGCAGGACCAGTTCAGCCGTTGGGGCCTGGTGCGAGCGAAGGCCGCACAGTCGACTGCGCAGGACATGGTCACGCGGCTGGGCGTCAAGACACCGTCCGTGCGCCAGACGACCAAGAACCTCTCCGGCGGCAACCAGCAGAAGGTTGTCATCGCGAAGTGGCTCGTCAAGGACTGCGACGTGCTGATCTTCGACGAACCCACTCGTGGCATCGACGTCGGAGCAAAGTCCGAGATCTACAACCTGCTGAACGACCTTGCAGCACAAGGCAAGTCGATCATCATGATCAGCTCAGACCTACCAGAGGTCCTGCGCATGTCGCACCGTGTGGTGGTCATGACCGAGGGCCGGGTCAGCGGGATCCTCAGCCACGACGAGGCCACTCCGGAGGCCGTCATGCACCTCGCCACCTTGAGACCGGCAGAGCACGTCGAGGACGCCGTCGAGCTGGGACTCGTGGCCCCGCCCGCATCTGATGAGAGCACCGACCCGAGCACCGACCAGGACAGGACCGACCGATGA
- a CDS encoding enolase C-terminal domain-like protein: MSRIVALDTDDIRFATSVSLDGSDAMNPDPDYSAAYVRIRTDDDASGHGFVFTIGRGNDVQVAAIRSLAPYLVGQEVEPLLDDMGTTWRRLVHDSQLRWLGPEKGVMHMAIGAAVNALWDLKAKRAGLPLWQLLSSMTPEDIVDLVDFRYLTDALTPQDALDILRRAAPGREARTAQLLADGYPAYTTTPGWLGYDDAKLARLCKEAVDEGFRQIKLKVGGDRSEDLRRLEIARSVVGPDIAIAVDANQRWEIQEAIDWMKDLAAYDIAWVEEPTNPDDVLGHATIARGVAPIPVATGEHMANRVMAKQFLQADALQVLQIDATRVAGVNENIANLLLAARFGVRVCPHAGGVGLCEAVQHLSMFDFVAVSGTTDGRMIEYVDHLHEHFVTPVVIRAGCYEAPRAAGAGAEMLATSIEAHRYATDV, encoded by the coding sequence TTGAGCCGCATCGTGGCGCTCGACACCGACGACATCCGCTTCGCGACGTCGGTGTCGCTGGATGGTTCGGACGCGATGAACCCGGACCCGGACTACTCCGCGGCCTACGTCCGCATCCGCACCGACGACGACGCCTCCGGGCACGGGTTCGTCTTCACCATCGGACGTGGCAACGACGTCCAGGTGGCCGCCATCCGCAGCCTCGCGCCCTACCTCGTCGGGCAGGAGGTCGAGCCGCTGCTGGACGACATGGGAACCACCTGGCGCCGCCTCGTGCACGACTCCCAGCTGCGCTGGCTCGGGCCCGAGAAGGGCGTCATGCACATGGCCATCGGCGCCGCCGTCAACGCGCTGTGGGACCTCAAAGCCAAGCGCGCGGGCCTCCCCCTGTGGCAGCTGCTCAGCTCGATGACGCCCGAGGACATCGTCGACCTCGTCGACTTCCGCTACCTCACCGACGCCCTCACCCCGCAGGACGCGCTGGACATCCTGCGCCGCGCGGCGCCCGGCCGGGAGGCGCGTACGGCGCAGCTGCTCGCGGACGGCTACCCGGCGTACACCACGACTCCCGGATGGCTCGGCTACGACGACGCCAAGCTCGCCCGGCTGTGCAAGGAGGCCGTCGACGAGGGCTTCCGGCAGATCAAGCTGAAGGTCGGCGGCGACCGGTCCGAGGACCTCCGCCGGCTCGAGATCGCCCGCTCGGTCGTCGGTCCGGACATCGCCATCGCGGTCGATGCCAACCAGCGCTGGGAGATCCAGGAAGCCATCGACTGGATGAAGGACCTGGCGGCGTACGACATCGCCTGGGTCGAGGAGCCGACCAACCCTGACGACGTGCTCGGCCACGCGACCATCGCCCGCGGTGTCGCTCCGATCCCGGTCGCCACGGGCGAGCACATGGCCAACCGCGTGATGGCCAAGCAGTTCCTCCAGGCCGACGCACTGCAGGTCCTCCAGATCGATGCGACCCGCGTGGCCGGCGTCAACGAGAACATCGCCAACCTGCTGCTCGCGGCGAGGTTCGGCGTGCGAGTCTGCCCGCACGCCGGGGGTGTTGGGCTGTGTGAGGCCGTGCAGCACCTGTCGATGTTCGACTTCGTCGCGGTCTCCGGCACGACGGATGGCCGGATGATCGAGTACGTCGACCATCTGCATGAGCACTTCGTCACACCGGTGGTCATTCGTGCGGGATGCTACGAAGCACCGCGGGCCGCCGGTGCGGGCGCCGAGATGCTGGCCACGTCCATCGAAGCCCACAGGTATGCCACTGATGTCTGA
- a CDS encoding fumarylacetoacetate hydrolase family protein gives MKLARLGPPGAEQPVLVDGDRTYALAGIVDDIDGAFFENGGIEQVRRALADGDLPLLERAESLRIGPPIARPSAVICIGMNYAAHAAESGAQPPEVPIIFLKTPNTVVGPYDEVTIPRGSTQTDWEVELGVVIGRRASYLSSPEAALEHVAGYVAANDLSERQFQLQESGGQWSKGKCAPGFNPLGPWLATADEVDHGNLALRSWVNGEPRQDSSTADMIFDVGFVIHHLSQYLTLEPGDLVLTGTPQGVALSGRFPYLRPEDVVEVEIDGLGRQRQVMRAFQDAEVLAHG, from the coding sequence GTGAAGCTCGCTCGTCTCGGCCCACCCGGAGCCGAGCAACCCGTGCTGGTGGACGGGGACCGGACGTACGCCCTCGCCGGGATCGTGGATGACATCGACGGCGCGTTCTTCGAGAACGGCGGGATCGAGCAGGTGCGTCGCGCCCTGGCGGACGGTGATCTTCCGCTCCTCGAGCGAGCCGAGTCGCTGCGGATCGGCCCGCCGATCGCCCGGCCCAGCGCCGTGATCTGCATCGGGATGAACTACGCCGCGCACGCCGCCGAGTCGGGAGCACAGCCGCCCGAGGTGCCGATCATCTTCCTCAAGACACCCAACACCGTGGTCGGACCGTACGACGAGGTCACGATCCCGCGCGGCAGCACCCAGACCGACTGGGAGGTCGAGCTCGGCGTGGTGATCGGGCGGCGAGCCTCCTACCTCAGCTCGCCGGAGGCGGCGCTCGAGCACGTCGCCGGGTACGTCGCGGCCAATGACCTGTCCGAGCGGCAGTTCCAGCTGCAGGAGTCCGGTGGCCAGTGGAGCAAGGGCAAGTGCGCGCCCGGTTTCAACCCGCTCGGCCCATGGCTCGCGACCGCGGACGAGGTCGACCACGGCAACCTAGCGCTGCGCAGCTGGGTCAACGGCGAGCCTCGCCAGGACTCCAGCACGGCGGACATGATCTTCGACGTGGGCTTCGTCATTCACCACCTCAGCCAGTACCTCACGCTCGAGCCGGGCGACCTCGTCCTGACCGGGACGCCCCAGGGTGTCGCACTGTCCGGGCGCTTCCCCTACCTGCGTCCCGAGGACGTCGTCGAGGTCGAGATCGACGGACTCGGGCGACAACGACAGGTCATGCGCGCCTTCCAGGACGCGGAGGTACTGGCACATGGCTGA
- a CDS encoding SDR family NAD(P)-dependent oxidoreductase, with amino-acid sequence MAEYDGVRALVTGGASGIGRATALALMERGATVAVLDLQPDQAPPGSVGVLCDVADAASVDSAVATAVSELGGLDVVVNNAGIGAQGTVADNPDDEWLRVLNINVIGIARVSRAALPSLRDSEHAAIVNTCSIAATAGLPQRALYSASKGAVQSLTLAMAADHVREGIRVCCVNPGTVDTPWVGRLLDSAADPAAERAALEARQPTGRLVSADDVARAILYLASPLNASTTGTALAVDGGMQGLRLRPRT; translated from the coding sequence ATGGCTGAGTACGACGGCGTCCGGGCTCTCGTGACCGGCGGCGCCTCGGGCATCGGCCGCGCCACCGCCCTCGCACTGATGGAGCGGGGCGCGACCGTTGCTGTCCTCGACCTTCAGCCCGACCAGGCCCCACCGGGCTCCGTCGGTGTGCTGTGCGATGTCGCCGATGCCGCCAGCGTTGACTCTGCCGTCGCGACCGCGGTGTCTGAGCTGGGCGGTCTCGATGTCGTGGTCAACAACGCCGGCATCGGGGCCCAGGGCACCGTGGCGGACAACCCCGATGACGAGTGGCTGCGGGTCCTCAACATCAATGTCATTGGTATTGCTCGTGTCTCGCGCGCGGCGCTCCCGTCGCTGCGAGATTCCGAGCACGCCGCGATCGTCAACACCTGCTCGATTGCCGCGACTGCTGGCCTGCCTCAGCGGGCGCTGTACAGCGCGAGCAAGGGCGCCGTGCAGTCACTCACCTTGGCGATGGCTGCCGATCATGTCCGCGAAGGGATCCGGGTTTGCTGCGTCAACCCGGGCACGGTCGACACCCCCTGGGTGGGGCGGCTACTCGACAGCGCAGCGGATCCGGCGGCTGAACGAGCTGCTCTGGAGGCGCGCCAGCCGACCGGGCGCCTGGTGTCAGCGGACGATGTCGCCCGCGCGATTCTCTACCTCGCCAGTCCGTTGAACGCGAGCACGACGGGCACTGCCCTCGCGGTCGACGGTGGGATGCAGGGTCTGCGGCTGCGGCCGCGCACCTGA
- a CDS encoding L-rhamnose mutarotase: protein MDVIALHTVLRAGREQDYDRIHAQIPAALDGALREAGVRSWRIFRDGRDLFHLVECDDYAAMRAALRDLPVNVEWQAQMAELLDVQDDYSGQDRGIPMVWQLPEGAP from the coding sequence ATGGACGTCATTGCGCTCCACACGGTGCTGCGCGCTGGTCGCGAGCAGGACTACGACCGCATCCACGCACAGATCCCGGCCGCCCTCGACGGTGCCCTGCGCGAGGCCGGCGTACGGTCCTGGCGCATCTTTCGCGACGGACGGGACCTGTTCCACCTGGTCGAGTGCGACGACTACGCCGCCATGCGCGCAGCGCTGCGGGATCTCCCGGTCAATGTCGAGTGGCAGGCTCAGATGGCTGAGCTGCTCGACGTGCAGGACGACTACTCCGGCCAGGACCGTGGCATCCCGATGG